Proteins from one Pseudarthrobacter sp. BIM B-2242 genomic window:
- a CDS encoding histidine phosphatase family protein, with protein sequence MSDHHIKRLVIMRHAKADWPGGVADHERPLEERGHREAPLAGKWLAKHNIYPDFILCSSALRTRQTCTWVCSELGDKAPTPKLEDGLYAASALRMLTVVNHVPDTVTTLMLISHMPGVQDLAMHLASRDSDHDAYMDAATRYPTSALTVLETDKSWAELDGQDARITKFKVPRAH encoded by the coding sequence ATGAGCGACCACCACATTAAGCGCCTGGTGATCATGCGCCATGCCAAGGCGGACTGGCCCGGCGGCGTGGCTGACCACGAACGGCCGCTGGAGGAACGCGGGCACCGGGAAGCACCCCTGGCCGGAAAATGGCTGGCCAAACACAACATCTACCCGGACTTCATCCTGTGTTCCAGCGCGCTTCGCACCCGTCAGACGTGCACGTGGGTGTGCTCAGAGCTCGGGGACAAGGCGCCGACGCCGAAACTTGAGGACGGTCTGTATGCTGCCTCCGCGTTGCGTATGCTCACTGTGGTCAACCACGTGCCGGACACCGTCACCACGCTGATGCTCATCTCGCACATGCCCGGCGTCCAGGACCTGGCCATGCACCTGGCATCCCGTGACTCGGACCATGACGCCTACATGGACGCGGCAACGCGCTATCCCACCAGCGCCCTGACGGTCCTGGAAACGGACAAGTCCTGGGCCGAACTGGACGGCCAGGACGCCCGGATCACCAAATTCAAGGTTCCGCGCGCCCACTGA
- a CDS encoding EamA family transporter: MNLRHSLLALLVAVLWGLNFVAIDMGLHTGSGEVPPLLFVAMRFVLVVFPLIFFIRKPDVSWKAIIGVGLFMSAGQFGLLYLAMALGMPAGLASLVLQAQVLLTVLLSAGLLGERPSRSQLFGVVLGVAGLAVVAVGRSAVAPVLPLIIVLGAALSWAVGNVVARQAKAASGLGLVVWSGAVVPLPLAGLSFLVDGPAAVLGTLANLQPVTILSALYTAIFGSLVGYGIWNRLLARYPSSAVVPFTLLVPVVGMSAAWLVLAEVPTPAELAGGAILLGGVATAVLTGGRTSRQRRDAELVPDLGAGLSAGLRTGDADADVRLAGTGTRAPAGSRAGARAPEAR, encoded by the coding sequence GTGAACCTCCGACACTCCCTCCTGGCCCTCCTGGTCGCCGTTCTCTGGGGCCTGAACTTTGTGGCCATCGATATGGGGTTGCACACCGGCAGCGGGGAGGTTCCGCCGCTGCTGTTCGTTGCCATGCGGTTCGTCCTGGTGGTCTTCCCTTTGATCTTCTTTATCCGGAAGCCGGATGTCAGCTGGAAGGCGATCATCGGCGTCGGGCTCTTTATGAGTGCCGGCCAGTTTGGCCTCCTGTACCTGGCGATGGCCCTGGGCATGCCGGCCGGCCTCGCTTCCCTTGTCCTGCAGGCGCAGGTGCTGCTGACGGTGCTGCTGTCGGCCGGGTTGCTCGGGGAGCGGCCCAGCCGAAGCCAGCTGTTCGGCGTTGTGCTTGGCGTTGCCGGCCTGGCGGTGGTGGCGGTGGGACGCAGCGCCGTGGCGCCTGTCCTGCCGCTGATCATCGTGCTTGGGGCAGCGCTGTCGTGGGCTGTCGGGAACGTGGTGGCCCGCCAGGCTAAGGCCGCGTCAGGACTCGGGCTGGTGGTCTGGTCCGGTGCCGTGGTGCCGCTGCCGCTCGCCGGACTCTCGTTCCTGGTGGACGGGCCCGCGGCGGTTCTGGGAACGCTGGCCAACCTGCAGCCGGTCACCATCCTCAGCGCGCTCTACACCGCCATTTTCGGCTCACTGGTTGGGTACGGAATCTGGAACCGGCTGCTTGCGCGCTACCCGTCGTCCGCCGTGGTTCCCTTCACGCTGCTGGTCCCCGTGGTGGGGATGAGTGCTGCCTGGCTGGTCCTTGCCGAGGTTCCGACGCCGGCCGAACTGGCTGGCGGCGCAATCCTCCTGGGCGGGGTGGCGACGGCGGTGCTCACCGGCGGGCGCACGTCCCGTCAGCGGCGGGACGCCGAATTGGTGCCGGATTTGGGGGCCGGCTTGAGCGCCGGGTTACGCACCGGGGACGCGGACGCCGACGTCCGCTTGGCCGGCACGGGTACCCGCGCCCCCGCGGGCAGCCGGGCAGGGGCCCGGGCGCCGGAGGCGCGCTGA
- a CDS encoding TetR/AcrR family transcriptional regulator, whose amino-acid sequence MSEHSPFEKKLRPARTNATRQKLFDASMELIGERGAAGVTVDEIAAAAGVSKGTVYYNFGSKSDLIAQLLRHGVDILKARLLSASTGPGLAGEPGTDPLVAMEEMIGQAMDFMADYPSFARLWVSENWRTPSVWRDTFAVLRTELLAVIGDAIESVAAVHPVDPSISRGSLETAIFGACFVVGLDRVTYNPERSRDQSVAAIMAIMRGYVLK is encoded by the coding sequence ATGTCGGAACACAGTCCCTTTGAGAAGAAACTCCGGCCCGCCCGGACCAACGCCACCCGGCAGAAGCTCTTCGACGCCTCCATGGAGCTGATCGGTGAGCGGGGCGCTGCCGGCGTCACCGTGGATGAGATCGCCGCGGCGGCGGGCGTCTCCAAGGGCACTGTCTACTACAACTTCGGCAGCAAGTCCGACCTGATCGCGCAGCTGCTGCGGCATGGCGTGGACATCCTGAAGGCCCGGCTGCTGAGCGCCTCCACCGGCCCCGGCCTTGCGGGTGAACCCGGAACTGACCCCTTGGTGGCCATGGAGGAAATGATCGGCCAGGCCATGGATTTTATGGCCGACTACCCGTCCTTCGCCCGCCTGTGGGTGAGTGAAAACTGGCGTACGCCCAGCGTGTGGCGCGATACCTTTGCTGTGCTCAGGACCGAACTCCTGGCCGTGATCGGGGATGCCATTGAATCCGTGGCGGCCGTCCACCCCGTGGACCCGTCCATATCGCGCGGCAGCCTGGAAACGGCGATCTTCGGCGCCTGCTTTGTGGTGGGCCTTGACCGCGTGACCTACAACCCGGAGCGGAGCCGTGACCAAAGTGTTGCAGCAATCATGGCAATCATGCGCGGCTACGTCCTGAAGTAA
- a CDS encoding YhgE/Pip family protein — MTVLRLARSELKRMTGGLLPKLTILALIMVPLLYGAVYLYANWNPYGNLNQIDAALVVEDTGATSADGAELQAGKDVADGLIDGHVFNWQPVATAEEADAGVSSGKYSFALKIPKDFSTNLVSPGSFDSASQAMLNVTTNDANNYLLSTIVDKLTTSVHSTVATEVGEETANQLLTGFGTIHAQMIKAGDGAGQLADGVATLREGAGTLHTGTSELSTGAGELYLGQLKLRDGANQLTDGAGQLSSGLTVLKDKTATLPTDAQTLAGGAAGVAAGNAQLNTRIQNVVTQLDAADQGLRARVIDSNTRLVAGQVITQEQADRILADFDSAATSSPVAAAKTTIQADAAQIQQLADGSAAVSVGAAQLAAGMPALKDAVTQASAGADQLHTGAATLATGEQAALDGAGRLAEGAKSVDAGAGQLAAGAGTAAEGSRTLANEIAKGAGQVPNPDDAQKDSLSQVIADPVAVSNVSQAKADSYGAGLAPFFLTLALWIGIFMLVQAMRPITQRALASNAPAWKIAVGGWLPFLAVSAVQATLLTLVVNLALGLNPAHPVLMWLFMLAAAMAFSAIIQGVVALLGSPGKLVVLILLVLQLVSSGGTFPWQTTPQPLHVVHEVLPMGYVVTGMRHLIYGADLSMIVPTVLGLLGYTLLGAAMSTFAVRKHKYWTLKTLKPEIAV; from the coding sequence GTGACCGTGCTGCGGCTGGCCCGTTCCGAACTCAAGCGGATGACCGGCGGGCTGCTGCCGAAGCTGACCATCCTGGCCCTGATCATGGTGCCGCTCCTGTATGGGGCCGTATACCTTTACGCGAACTGGAACCCGTACGGGAACCTGAACCAGATCGACGCCGCCCTGGTGGTGGAAGACACCGGAGCCACATCCGCCGACGGCGCCGAACTCCAGGCCGGGAAGGACGTGGCTGACGGGCTGATCGACGGCCACGTCTTCAACTGGCAGCCTGTCGCCACGGCGGAGGAAGCCGATGCGGGTGTCAGCAGCGGGAAGTACTCCTTCGCCCTGAAGATTCCCAAGGACTTCTCCACCAACCTGGTCTCCCCCGGCAGCTTCGACTCGGCCAGCCAGGCCATGCTCAACGTCACCACCAACGACGCCAACAACTACCTTTTGAGCACCATCGTGGACAAACTGACCACGTCGGTCCACAGCACCGTGGCCACGGAGGTGGGTGAAGAGACCGCAAACCAGCTCCTCACCGGCTTCGGCACCATCCACGCCCAGATGATCAAAGCCGGCGATGGCGCCGGTCAGCTGGCCGACGGCGTGGCCACCCTGCGTGAAGGCGCCGGAACCCTGCACACCGGAACGTCCGAGCTCAGTACCGGCGCCGGCGAGCTTTACCTCGGGCAACTGAAACTGCGGGACGGCGCCAACCAGCTCACGGACGGCGCCGGACAGCTCAGCAGCGGCCTGACCGTGCTGAAGGACAAGACCGCCACCCTCCCGACGGACGCCCAGACGCTCGCCGGCGGGGCCGCGGGTGTGGCTGCAGGAAACGCCCAGCTCAACACCAGGATCCAGAACGTTGTCACGCAGCTCGACGCCGCGGACCAGGGGCTGCGGGCACGGGTCATTGACTCGAACACCCGCCTGGTCGCCGGGCAAGTGATCACCCAGGAGCAGGCAGACAGGATTCTGGCCGACTTCGATTCTGCCGCCACCTCCAGCCCGGTGGCCGCGGCGAAGACCACCATCCAGGCCGACGCCGCCCAGATCCAGCAGCTGGCGGACGGCTCCGCGGCAGTAAGCGTGGGGGCAGCACAGCTCGCCGCGGGCATGCCCGCATTGAAGGACGCGGTTACCCAGGCCTCCGCCGGCGCGGACCAGCTCCACACCGGGGCCGCCACGTTGGCAACCGGCGAGCAGGCCGCACTGGACGGGGCCGGCCGTCTCGCCGAAGGAGCTAAATCGGTGGACGCCGGTGCGGGGCAGCTTGCCGCCGGCGCCGGCACCGCCGCCGAGGGTTCCCGGACACTTGCCAACGAAATCGCCAAGGGCGCCGGCCAGGTGCCCAACCCGGACGATGCGCAGAAGGACAGCCTGTCGCAGGTGATCGCCGATCCGGTGGCGGTCAGCAACGTCTCCCAGGCCAAGGCGGATTCCTACGGCGCCGGCCTGGCACCTTTCTTCCTGACCCTGGCACTGTGGATCGGCATCTTTATGCTGGTCCAGGCCATGCGGCCCATCACCCAGCGGGCCCTGGCGTCGAACGCCCCCGCCTGGAAAATCGCCGTCGGCGGCTGGCTTCCCTTCCTGGCCGTTTCAGCAGTACAGGCCACCCTCCTGACCCTGGTGGTAAACCTCGCGCTTGGACTCAACCCGGCACATCCCGTGCTGATGTGGCTGTTTATGCTGGCCGCGGCCATGGCGTTCAGTGCCATCATCCAGGGTGTGGTGGCCTTGCTGGGATCGCCCGGCAAGCTGGTGGTGCTCATCCTGCTGGTGCTGCAGCTGGTCTCCTCGGGCGGCACGTTCCCGTGGCAGACCACCCCGCAGCCCCTGCACGTGGTGCACGAGGTCCTTCCCATGGGCTACGTGGTCACGGGCATGCGGCACCTGATTTATGGCGCCGACCTGTCCATGATTGTGCCCACTGTCCTGGGGCTTCTCGGCTACACGCTCCTGGGCGCCGCGATGTCCACGTTTGCCGTCCGGAAGCACAAGTATTGGACGCTCAAGACGCTCAAGCCCGAGATCGCAGTATGA
- a CDS encoding ABC transporter ATP-binding protein — translation MLSAQQLHVKGRRDDLLPPTSLRVSRGELLLVTADRQDQRTALALTISGRMKPTGGQIGWAGNGQIKNLRLASALVDSPAVNEPEPHLSVRDLVTEDLALVPRRYRGALLSKPWLKVNRFEDIADLWTEQLPAGKRMELLTALALANPHTDLLVVDSPDRHSASVADWLPRLQQLAYDGGRPLAVVATVTALPDSWTGPVAVIGNAVERQDTAPGEPDPADDETESLLFETEDAK, via the coding sequence TTGCTCTCTGCACAGCAACTCCATGTGAAAGGCCGGCGCGACGATCTTCTGCCGCCCACCTCCCTGCGCGTCAGCCGGGGTGAGCTGCTCCTGGTAACGGCCGACCGGCAGGACCAGCGGACGGCGCTCGCCCTCACCATCAGCGGACGCATGAAGCCCACCGGCGGACAGATCGGCTGGGCAGGGAACGGGCAGATCAAGAACCTCAGGCTCGCCAGCGCCCTTGTTGATTCCCCCGCAGTGAACGAACCCGAGCCGCACCTCAGCGTCCGGGACCTCGTCACCGAGGACCTCGCCCTGGTCCCCCGGCGGTACCGCGGGGCCCTCCTCAGCAAGCCCTGGCTCAAGGTCAACAGGTTCGAGGACATCGCGGACCTCTGGACCGAACAGCTGCCCGCCGGGAAGCGCATGGAGCTGCTCACCGCTCTTGCCCTGGCCAACCCGCACACGGACCTCCTGGTGGTGGACTCCCCGGACAGGCACAGTGCCAGTGTTGCGGACTGGCTGCCGCGGCTTCAGCAGTTGGCGTACGACGGCGGCCGGCCACTCGCCGTCGTCGCCACCGTCACTGCCCTCCCGGACTCGTGGACGGGTCCGGTGGCAGTGATTGGCAATGCGGTGGAACGGCAGGACACAGCGCCCGGTGAACCTGACCCTGCCGACGACGAAACAGAATCCCTCCTATTCGAAACCGAGGATGCCAAGTGA
- a CDS encoding NAD(P)/FAD-dependent oxidoreductase — MTPRTVEREFDVVVIGAGAVGENVADRVIQGGLTAVVVEAGLVGGECSYWACMPSKALLRPGTALHGAQTVPGAEEAVTRTLDVAAVLRRRDYMTSNWQDDGQVKWLEDTGIELVRGHGRLTGVREVEVAGLDGNTYQLNARHAVVLATGSTPNQPPIDGLAGLKVWGTREATSAKEIPERLAVVGGGVAGTELAQAFARLGADVTLVARSGLLRTFPAEAGRLVTAGLRADGVEVRLNTATESIRENADGTFTLTLHDRTAGEKRTVTASKVLVSTGRHPTLERLGLESVGLGAQDGEPLRLDTDSTGLVHGAAGDEPWLYAVGDAAGKNYFTHQGKYEARATGDAIAARAKGELEGAPAPWSRYAQTASQHAVPSVVFTDPEVAAVGRTLEQARTDGYNASSVDLPIQVAGSSLHSEHYEGWAQLVVDEDRRVLLGATFAGPDVGELLHAATIAVVGEVPLDRLWHAVPSYPTISEVWLRLLEKYGL, encoded by the coding sequence ATGACGCCCCGGACCGTGGAACGCGAATTTGATGTCGTAGTGATCGGCGCAGGCGCCGTGGGCGAAAACGTGGCAGACCGGGTGATCCAGGGCGGACTTACTGCCGTGGTGGTCGAAGCGGGACTGGTGGGCGGGGAATGTTCCTACTGGGCCTGCATGCCGTCCAAGGCCTTGCTCCGTCCCGGGACCGCCCTGCACGGGGCCCAGACGGTTCCGGGCGCAGAAGAAGCGGTCACGCGCACCCTCGATGTCGCAGCCGTGCTCAGGCGCCGCGACTATATGACGTCCAACTGGCAGGATGACGGCCAGGTGAAGTGGCTTGAAGACACGGGGATCGAACTAGTCCGCGGTCACGGCCGGCTCACCGGGGTCCGCGAGGTTGAAGTAGCCGGACTGGACGGCAATACGTACCAGCTCAACGCACGTCACGCCGTCGTGCTCGCTACCGGCTCCACGCCCAACCAACCGCCCATCGACGGTCTGGCCGGACTCAAGGTCTGGGGCACACGGGAAGCCACGTCAGCGAAGGAAATCCCGGAACGCCTTGCCGTGGTCGGCGGCGGAGTGGCCGGGACCGAGCTGGCGCAGGCGTTCGCCCGCCTTGGCGCTGACGTGACGCTCGTGGCGCGGAGCGGGCTCCTGCGCACCTTCCCGGCCGAGGCTGGCAGGCTCGTGACGGCGGGGCTCCGTGCGGACGGCGTGGAAGTCCGCCTCAACACGGCCACGGAAAGCATCCGGGAAAACGCGGACGGCACCTTCACCCTGACCCTCCACGACCGGACCGCCGGCGAAAAGCGCACCGTGACGGCCAGCAAGGTCCTGGTCTCCACCGGCAGGCACCCCACCCTCGAACGCCTCGGCCTGGAGAGCGTGGGCCTGGGGGCACAGGACGGGGAGCCGCTCCGGCTGGATACCGATTCAACCGGCCTAGTCCACGGCGCCGCGGGCGACGAACCCTGGCTCTACGCGGTGGGCGACGCCGCCGGCAAGAACTACTTCACGCACCAGGGAAAATACGAGGCCAGGGCTACCGGGGACGCCATCGCCGCCCGCGCCAAGGGCGAACTTGAGGGCGCGCCGGCACCCTGGAGCCGCTACGCCCAGACCGCCAGCCAGCATGCCGTGCCCAGCGTGGTGTTCACAGACCCCGAAGTGGCAGCAGTCGGACGAACGCTGGAGCAGGCCCGGACGGACGGCTACAACGCCTCATCCGTGGACCTGCCCATCCAGGTGGCGGGATCGTCCCTGCACTCGGAACACTACGAAGGCTGGGCGCAGCTGGTAGTGGACGAGGACCGCAGAGTGCTCCTCGGAGCCACCTTCGCCGGGCCCGATGTGGGCGAGCTCCTGCACGCTGCCACGATTGCCGTGGTGGGAGAAGTCCCCCTGGACCGGCTGTGGCACGCGGTGCCCTCCTATCCCACAATCAGTGAGGTGTGGCTTCGGCTCCTCGAGAAGTACGGCCTCTAG
- a CDS encoding phosphoenolpyruvate carboxykinase (GTP) yields the protein MGDLAQKPLLETAPTTHAALLAWVEEVAELTQPDRIHWVDGSEQENTRLTDELVAAGTLTRLNQELFPNSFAAFSDPADVARVEEQTYICSEKEHDAGFTNNWMAPAEMKQKLRGLFAGSMRGRTMYVIPFVMGHLDAEDPKFGVEITDSAYVVASMRIMARIGTDVLDRMTETDAFFVPALHSLGAPLAAGQADVPWPCNPDKWIVHFPEERSIWSYGSGYGGNALLGKKCYALRIASVMARDEGWLAEHMLILKLTSPEQKKYYISAAFPSACGKTNLALLDPTIEGWKVETLGDDITWMRFGKEGELRAVNPEAGLFGVAPGTGWGTNPNAMRAIAKGNSIFTNVALTDDGGVWWEGMTEEVPAHLTDWQGNSWTPDSDKPAAHPNSRFCTPIDQIDMLAEEYNNPDGVELSAILFGGRRKTTIPLVTEARSWSNGIFMGSTLSSETTAAAAGAVGVVRRDPMAMLPFMGYDAGDYLNHWVNLSAKANPERLPKIFLVNWFRRTPEGGFAWPGFGDNARVLKWAIERLEGKADAVETPIGFVPTGESIDLKGLDMTPAQVEEAVRVDPAEWATELASIEEWYANFGDSLPEALQAELAGLKARLG from the coding sequence ATGGGCGATCTGGCGCAGAAGCCGCTGCTTGAAACAGCACCCACCACGCATGCAGCACTGTTGGCATGGGTCGAAGAGGTTGCTGAGCTTACGCAGCCCGACCGGATCCACTGGGTTGACGGGTCTGAACAGGAAAACACGCGTCTCACGGACGAGCTCGTCGCAGCAGGAACGCTGACGCGCCTGAACCAGGAGCTCTTCCCCAATTCCTTTGCTGCATTCTCTGATCCCGCGGATGTAGCCCGTGTGGAAGAGCAGACCTACATCTGCTCCGAGAAGGAGCATGACGCCGGCTTTACCAACAACTGGATGGCGCCGGCCGAGATGAAGCAGAAGCTGCGCGGGCTGTTTGCAGGTTCCATGCGCGGACGCACTATGTACGTCATCCCGTTCGTGATGGGGCACCTGGACGCTGAGGATCCGAAGTTCGGCGTCGAGATCACCGACAGTGCCTACGTTGTCGCCTCGATGCGCATCATGGCCCGCATCGGTACCGATGTCCTGGACCGCATGACCGAGACCGATGCTTTCTTTGTGCCGGCCCTGCACTCTCTGGGTGCACCGCTCGCCGCTGGTCAGGCCGACGTGCCGTGGCCGTGCAACCCGGACAAGTGGATTGTCCACTTCCCCGAGGAGCGCTCCATCTGGTCCTACGGCTCCGGCTACGGCGGAAACGCCCTGCTGGGCAAGAAGTGCTACGCCCTCCGCATCGCCTCCGTGATGGCCCGCGACGAAGGCTGGCTGGCCGAGCATATGCTCATCCTGAAGCTGACCTCCCCGGAACAGAAAAAGTACTACATCTCAGCAGCTTTCCCGTCCGCCTGTGGCAAGACGAACCTCGCGCTGCTTGATCCCACCATCGAGGGCTGGAAAGTTGAAACCCTGGGTGACGACATCACCTGGATGCGTTTCGGCAAGGAAGGCGAGCTCCGCGCCGTCAACCCCGAGGCCGGCCTCTTCGGCGTGGCTCCGGGCACCGGCTGGGGCACCAACCCCAACGCGATGCGCGCTATCGCCAAGGGCAACAGCATCTTCACCAACGTCGCACTGACCGACGACGGCGGCGTCTGGTGGGAGGGCATGACCGAGGAAGTGCCTGCCCACCTCACCGACTGGCAGGGTAACTCCTGGACCCCGGACTCGGACAAGCCGGCAGCCCACCCGAACTCCCGCTTCTGCACGCCGATCGACCAGATCGACATGCTGGCCGAGGAGTACAACAACCCGGACGGCGTGGAGCTTTCCGCGATCCTGTTCGGCGGCCGCCGCAAGACCACCATCCCCCTGGTGACCGAGGCCCGCAGCTGGTCAAACGGCATCTTCATGGGTTCCACGCTGTCCTCCGAGACCACCGCCGCGGCGGCAGGTGCGGTGGGCGTGGTTCGCCGCGACCCCATGGCCATGCTGCCCTTCATGGGCTACGACGCAGGCGATTACCTGAACCACTGGGTCAACCTGTCCGCAAAGGCCAACCCGGAGCGCCTGCCCAAGATCTTCCTGGTCAACTGGTTCCGCCGCACTCCCGAGGGCGGCTTCGCCTGGCCTGGCTTCGGCGATAACGCGCGCGTCCTCAAGTGGGCCATCGAGCGCCTTGAGGGCAAGGCTGACGCCGTCGAGACGCCCATCGGGTTCGTTCCCACGGGCGAGTCCATCGACCTCAAGGGCCTGGACATGACCCCGGCCCAGGTTGAGGAAGCCGTTCGCGTGGATCCGGCGGAGTGGGCCACCGAGCTGGCATCCATCGAGGAATGGTACGCCAACTTCGGCGATTCGCTCCCCGAAGCACTGCAGGCCGAGCTGGCCGGCCTGAAGGCCCGCCTGGGCTGA